TTTAGTCTATTAAAGCATACCACTTTTAATGACTTAAGGACTTACATCTTTCATATGTTTGTGAAAGAATTCCAGTAAATTCTGATTAATTTTCTCTAATAGTGCGGCGTCGTATTCAGCTAAACCAAAGTAAGAAGGGTACAGCATGGCATCCGAAAAACTTAAATGATCAGCTTCTTCCAAAACAACGGTAACACCATTATTTTTCATCGCACCTTCTCTTCTCCTTTTTTCGTCTTCAACAAAATCTTTAGCCCACTGTGGGTATTCCTCTTTTGGTACAGGGTTGCCTTCCTCATCATTAAGGATCATTTCGTCAGAGCCTGTTAGTAGCATAAAAGGGTGAGCAAGACCTTCCTCAATAACAGGTCCATAAAAGAAGCCATCCATATTGACTCCTGCGATAATTTGTGGCTCTAGGTCCATAACCTGGGCGGTTACAGCCCCGCCAAATGAATGCCCGAACATACCCATGCGTGAGATATCTAGTCTTCCCGTCATGAGTCCCTGTGGATCGTGTCCATTCAATTCATTAATTTTATCAATAGAAAATAAGATATCTTCAACCCATACCATTATCTGCTCATCAATTTCTTCATTTTCTTCCGATAAAACCATTTCCCCTTCAGCCATTCGCCTTTCTGGAAAAACCGTTGGGATTTCAGCATGGTAAGGGTGATCAATACCAAATACAATATAGCCATGGCTAACCAATGCTTCTATTTGACTAGTATACATATAAGGTGAAAATCCGAACCCTGGTGATAATATTAAAACGGGATATTGGTCAAGCTTATCGGCAAGTGGCACACCTGTGTATGTATGATGTTCCGCTTGAAGAAATGATTTGAGAAGCCATCTGTTATCTAAAGAAAGCTTGTTAGCGACTATACTTGTGGTCTCAGAATCTAAAGCATAAGGGGCCTTTTTAGCTCCGTCGGTCAATTCAGCTGGATACCAAACTCGTATCATCAACTCTCGGTGATCAACAGGAGGGTCTGCATACATTTCCTCTCGGCTATTATCTATCCAATGATAATTCGTCACCCCCACAGCATAGGGACCTCTTGGCTCAGGAATTTTGACAACGGAGTAAAAATAAAAAGAAACCATTAATGTGGCTGCTAACAGAAAGGTACTTATACTCCCAGCCACGACTCTTTTCCAAAAACTCGGCTTAACAGGCAAGTCCGAGTTTTTCTTCATCAACCTGATCGCTATCTCTACTCCAAATAAAGCTAGCACGATATAAAGCGGGATAAGCTGAAACCTAAATCCTTCTAATACTGCATGAGAGAGTAGCAAGGCAAGCCCTAGTATACCGACTACTACCCTTTTTTTTGTCTGCATCCAAAAGCCGAATACATACCCATAAACCAACAAACACGCGATAATAAATAAACCAATTTCAAATATTTTCATCATTTATGACTCCCTTCTATATTTTCAAGAAGAGAGTAACAGAAAAACATGAACAACAGATGAATAATTTAAAAAGACAAGATCCTGTTTTTTGCGCCTAAAGCTTAATCTAATAAGCTACTTTAGAGACTAATAATTTATGTAAAAGCCCATTATGTCTAACGAATTAACATCATCTTAGGGTGGGAGAATATCCAGAGACAAACGGGGATTGAATAAAGTTTAGGTACCCCTAGTTATAGTAACAGTTACTTTCACTTCTAAATCTTCATAACAATCAATACATCATGACATCTCTCTTCATAAAGGGTTTGAATGAAGGGGGCGGGAAATGGCGAGAGAAAAAAAAGCAGGAAGCAAGAGAGTTTCGCCTGCCGGTGGCGGAATGGACGTTTTGGAAATTTCCTGATGAGGGGCTCTCTTGTATTTGGGTATATTAAGTGAAGGAGGCGATTCATTAACAGTGATTGAGCGGACTCTACCTGACCCCACGATCACTACACGATTATTTTACCTGCCCATTTCTTGTTGTGAGTAAAAGAAACAGTCAACCATTTTTTATACTTTAGGTTTTTCGTTTGTTCACTTATTTCTTCACGGATTTTATCTTGGTCAGCAACCGTTTTTATTTTAGATTCCTTATTAAGGACGAAATCTATTTCAATATAAAGCATATTGCCGGCCTTAGAAATTCGCAGTATAGACTCTTCGATTTGGTAGTGGTTTTGAATATTGTCGGTTACCTCTTTCACGTTTTTCTGAATAAATTGGGCTGGCGCCATATCTAATACTTCCCTAAAGGCCTTTATCATTTCAACAATCGGCACTTTGAGGAAGTAACCCATCACTATAAGAACCATTAACGGATCGACGTAGGGGATGAAAGCAGAGTAAGATGTACGTGATATAAGGGAGGCTATTAAAAAGCCTAAGAGAACAGCCGCACTTAATAGTGTATCCATTTTCCACTGGTTGGCCTCAGCTGTGATAAAGCCTGAGACCATCTTTCGTTTATTTAAAATAACGTAAACGAT
The DNA window shown above is from Salipaludibacillus agaradhaerens and carries:
- a CDS encoding cation diffusion facilitator family transporter, yielding MLNTLALERKLLTLSVIGALLFALIGIIWGIMSSSQMIFFDGVYSFISVILSMFSLLMAQFMTKSDTRRFPYGKEVLEPISIIVKYTAILILCIIAVISAIQAILSGGREISLGFALLYSFMSTIGCWIVYVILNKRKMVSGFITAEANQWKMDTLLSAAVLLGFLIASLISRTSYSAFIPYVDPLMVLIVMGYFLKVPIVEMIKAFREVLDMAPAQFIQKNVKEVTDNIQNHYQIEESILRISKAGNMLYIEIDFVLNKESKIKTVADQDKIREEISEQTKNLKYKKWLTVSFTHNKKWAGKIIV
- a CDS encoding alpha/beta hydrolase family protein; the protein is MMKIFEIGLFIIACLLVYGYVFGFWMQTKKRVVVGILGLALLLSHAVLEGFRFQLIPLYIVLALFGVEIAIRLMKKNSDLPVKPSFWKRVVAGSISTFLLAATLMVSFYFYSVVKIPEPRGPYAVGVTNYHWIDNSREEMYADPPVDHRELMIRVWYPAELTDGAKKAPYALDSETTSIVANKLSLDNRWLLKSFLQAEHHTYTGVPLADKLDQYPVLILSPGFGFSPYMYTSQIEALVSHGYIVFGIDHPYHAEIPTVFPERRMAEGEMVLSEENEEIDEQIMVWVEDILFSIDKINELNGHDPQGLMTGRLDISRMGMFGHSFGGAVTAQVMDLEPQIIAGVNMDGFFYGPVIEEGLAHPFMLLTGSDEMILNDEEGNPVPKEEYPQWAKDFVEDEKRRREGAMKNNGVTVVLEEADHLSFSDAMLYPSYFGLAEYDAALLEKINQNLLEFFHKHMKDVSP